A single window of Sporomusaceae bacterium DNA harbors:
- a CDS encoding 1,4-dihydroxy-2-naphthoate polyprenyltransferase yields the protein MEPKTTTSRGAAGAPLNTGNNWGIWLRLTRPHTLTASFVPVAIGSAFALPHGQSRFSLFLAMLLASMLLQAATNMYNEYYDYRRGLDNATSVGISGTLVREGVAPDTVLTLARLTVATAFLLGLYLCQQTSWWLLPVGLAGAAVGYFYSGGPYPLSATPFGEIFSGGTMGIVIIVVAFFIQTGFISAAAVLVSVPIAILIGAILLSNNIRDLDGDKLHGRRTLAILIGRGPATALLAAMFTLADLWAVVLWLAGIVGPWALLALASLPKQLQAARGFARGGVTPAELMPAMVATAQTNTLFGLLFAAGLLVQHLLAR from the coding sequence ATGGAACCAAAAACGACAACAAGCCGCGGCGCGGCAGGCGCGCCGCTCAATACCGGCAACAACTGGGGCATCTGGCTCAGACTTACCCGCCCCCACACCCTCACCGCGTCCTTCGTCCCCGTGGCCATCGGCAGCGCCTTTGCGCTCCCCCACGGGCAAAGCCGGTTTTCCCTCTTCCTTGCCATGCTGCTGGCGAGCATGCTTCTCCAGGCCGCCACCAACATGTACAACGAATACTACGACTACCGGCGCGGCCTGGATAACGCCACATCGGTCGGCATAAGCGGCACGCTCGTCCGCGAAGGCGTCGCACCGGACACCGTCCTGACGCTGGCCCGGCTGACGGTAGCGACCGCCTTCCTCCTCGGCCTGTATCTCTGCCAGCAGACGAGCTGGTGGCTCCTACCGGTCGGCCTGGCCGGCGCGGCGGTAGGCTACTTCTACTCCGGCGGACCTTACCCGCTGTCCGCCACCCCTTTCGGCGAAATCTTCTCCGGCGGCACCATGGGGATTGTCATCATCGTCGTCGCCTTCTTTATCCAGACAGGCTTCATCTCCGCCGCCGCCGTCCTCGTGTCCGTCCCCATCGCCATCCTGATCGGCGCCATCCTGCTGTCCAACAACATCCGCGACCTCGACGGCGACAAACTCCACGGCCGGCGCACGCTGGCCATCCTCATCGGCCGCGGACCAGCCACCGCCCTACTGGCGGCCATGTTCACCCTCGCCGACCTCTGGGCCGTCGTCCTCTGGCTCGCCGGCATCGTCGGCCCCTGGGCGCTGCTCGCGCTCGCCAGCCTGCCGAAACAGCTTCAGGCCGCGAGAGGCTTCGCCCGCGGCGGCGTCACCCCCGCGGAGCTCATGCCCGCCATGGTCGCCACCGCCCAGACCAACACCCTGTTCGGCCTCCTGTTCGCCGCCGGGCTACTCGTCCAACACCTGCTCGCCCGGTAA
- a CDS encoding PAS domain S-box protein: protein MAGRGMIAPERDIDGTLEQIATRAAALAGTDNAFVLLLSDDGEELAVKAGTGACAGFDGQTFPARVGMSAQILATGEPLVVNNYRQWAQRSTDPRFDWIEAIMGIPLKSAGKVIGVISFLSAEKAAFNNYGLDLLANFADLASLALENARLYAAAQQEIGERRRAEEALKKSQVMMKTVMDSVSFGMVVIDPAMRILAANKYLRQLFPDVDFSRTPQCYVPFSHVKANVCPTCPVKQTFLDGEAHESVYTVPREGGEKYIRLIASPIKDEDGTVVAVVEVSENISERVLAEEKIRTLSQAVDQSPGIVLIADTGGRITYVNAKFAQVTGYAAEEVIGMSPRDCLKSGVHPDTYYNEVWATVEAGQEWRGEFCNRKKNGELFWVLASISAVMNAEGKVAYYLCIQHDITEKKAMEEALRVSRETLSLAAELAHLGPWHFRMDKQSFEFNDEFYAIYGTDTAREGRFMTPEDYAREFVHPEDAWLVESEVQRALESPGCYSTQLEHRIIRRDGAVRMIVVRINIVKDAAGRPILWYGANQDITEQKKTEQALEERNAELREALQRLKQTQAHLIQQEKMAGIGHLAAGVAHEINNPLSFVVSNFDTLQKYLGRITEVIDAYREIGRSALTGDAGRVRSLANDIAALEKKARLDYILDDLTPLFAETGDGIDRVANIVKALLLFSRVDHQEYFEDYDLNAGIRSTLIVARNEIKYVAAVEEDYGEIPPVEAVGGRVNQVLLNILLNAAQAVKSKQAVADGLIKIRTYRDDEYVYCDIEDNGPGIPEEIRSDIFNPFFTTKPVGQGTGLGLSISYDIIVNKHHGDISVASDGSSGATFTVKLPVKQR, encoded by the coding sequence ATGGCGGGACGAGGGATGATCGCTCCGGAACGGGATATCGACGGGACGCTTGAACAGATCGCAACGCGGGCGGCAGCGCTGGCCGGCACGGATAATGCCTTCGTGCTGCTGCTGAGCGACGACGGGGAGGAGCTTGCGGTGAAAGCCGGCACCGGCGCGTGCGCGGGGTTCGACGGCCAGACTTTTCCCGCGCGCGTCGGTATGAGCGCCCAGATATTGGCGACCGGCGAGCCGCTGGTGGTGAATAACTACCGTCAGTGGGCGCAGCGCAGCACCGACCCCCGCTTCGATTGGATCGAGGCGATCATGGGGATTCCGCTTAAGTCGGCGGGGAAGGTGATCGGCGTTATCAGCTTTCTTTCCGCGGAAAAGGCGGCGTTCAACAATTACGGGCTCGATTTGCTGGCCAATTTCGCGGATCTGGCGTCGCTGGCGCTGGAAAACGCCCGCCTGTATGCTGCGGCTCAGCAGGAGATCGGCGAACGCCGGCGGGCCGAAGAGGCGCTGAAGAAGTCGCAGGTCATGATGAAGACTGTCATGGACAGTGTTAGTTTCGGTATGGTCGTCATCGATCCCGCGATGAGGATTCTGGCGGCTAATAAGTATCTTCGGCAGCTATTCCCGGACGTGGATTTTTCCCGGACACCGCAATGTTATGTGCCTTTCAGTCACGTAAAAGCGAATGTCTGCCCAACCTGCCCGGTGAAGCAAACCTTTTTGGACGGCGAGGCTCACGAGAGCGTCTACACGGTGCCGCGTGAGGGCGGCGAGAAATACATCAGGCTGATAGCGTCGCCCATCAAGGACGAGGACGGGACGGTCGTGGCGGTTGTGGAGGTTTCGGAAAATATTTCCGAGCGGGTGTTGGCGGAGGAGAAGATCCGCACGCTGTCCCAGGCGGTCGACCAGAGTCCCGGCATCGTGCTGATCGCCGATACGGGCGGCAGGATTACTTACGTCAACGCCAAGTTCGCCCAGGTGACGGGCTATGCGGCCGAGGAGGTCATTGGCATGTCGCCGCGCGACTGCCTGAAATCGGGCGTCCACCCGGACACTTACTACAACGAGGTGTGGGCGACCGTCGAGGCAGGGCAGGAGTGGCGCGGGGAGTTTTGCAACAGGAAAAAGAACGGCGAGCTTTTCTGGGTGCTGGCGTCGATATCGGCGGTCATGAATGCCGAGGGCAAGGTAGCCTATTATCTGTGCATCCAGCATGACATTACCGAGAAGAAGGCGATGGAGGAGGCCCTGCGCGTGAGCAGGGAGACGCTGTCGCTGGCGGCGGAGCTGGCGCACCTCGGGCCGTGGCATTTCCGCATGGATAAGCAGAGTTTTGAGTTCAACGACGAGTTTTACGCCATCTACGGCACGGATACGGCCCGGGAAGGCCGGTTTATGACCCCGGAGGATTATGCCAGGGAATTCGTCCATCCGGAGGATGCCTGGCTGGTAGAAAGTGAAGTGCAAAGAGCCTTAGAAAGTCCCGGCTGCTATTCCACTCAGTTGGAACACCGCATCATCCGCCGCGACGGCGCGGTGCGGATGATCGTCGTGAGGATAAATATCGTCAAGGATGCCGCGGGCAGGCCTATTTTGTGGTATGGGGCCAATCAGGATATTACCGAGCAGAAGAAAACGGAACAGGCGCTGGAGGAGAGGAACGCCGAACTGCGGGAGGCGCTGCAGCGGCTGAAGCAGACGCAGGCCCACCTCATCCAGCAGGAAAAGATGGCCGGTATCGGCCATCTGGCCGCCGGCGTCGCTCATGAGATCAACAATCCGCTCAGCTTCGTGGTGAGCAATTTCGATACGTTGCAGAAGTATCTTGGGCGGATCACTGAAGTAATCGACGCCTACCGGGAAATCGGCCGGAGCGCGCTGACGGGGGACGCCGGACGTGTACGGAGCCTGGCGAACGATATCGCAGCGCTGGAGAAGAAGGCCAGGCTTGACTATATCCTGGATGATCTGACGCCGCTGTTCGCCGAGACCGGCGACGGAATCGACCGGGTGGCGAACATCGTCAAGGCGCTGCTGCTGTTTTCCCGCGTCGATCACCAGGAATATTTCGAGGACTACGACTTGAACGCCGGCATCAGGAGCACGCTGATTGTGGCCCGCAACGAGATAAAATACGTGGCGGCGGTGGAGGAGGATTACGGCGAGATACCGCCAGTCGAGGCGGTGGGCGGCCGGGTGAACCAGGTGCTGCTCAACATCCTCCTGAACGCCGCCCAGGCGGTAAAAAGCAAGCAGGCGGTCGCGGATGGGCTGATAAAGATCCGCACTTACCGCGACGACGAGTATGTGTATTGCGATATCGAGGACAACGGACCGGGCATACCCGAAGAGATCCGCTCAGACATTTTCAACCCGTTCTTCACGACCAAGCCGGTCGGTCAGGGCACCGGCCTCGGTCTCAGCATTTCCTACGATATCATCGTCAACAAGCATCACGGCGATATTTCGGTCGCAAGCGACGGCAGCTCGGGGGCAACTTTTACCGTCAAGCTGCCCGTCAAGCAGCGGTGA
- a CDS encoding OFA family MFS transporter yields the protein MPQKTDNFRPWLVLAAATGINLMLGIQYSWSVIKKALVTDWHWTHVEASLPYTFYTAIFALSSVIGGNLQDKYGPRRIASVAGLLLGGGLMACSLSTDPLAVMISYGIAGAGSGLSLATSVPTCVKCCPPGKRGLITGIVMGGAGIAPAYFSPLATWLLGRYGISHTFFLLGAGIFTVIIIMAQFLKVPAAETRPPRTAETSRAAASRRQTEIAWREMLKLPVFYKLWLAYFFMSSGGLMVIGHIATIATAQANWENGFYLVMLLAVFNTGGRITGGHLSDRFGRLPTLRAVFLIVAVNLLLFSTYTTPLLLSAGAALTGICYGAGASLVALITAEYFGLKNLGANYGIILTSWGAAGVLGPILGGRAADLTGQYTVAYLVSAALLLLAFLLAFTIKPPSSSQTPARF from the coding sequence ATGCCGCAGAAAACCGACAACTTCCGGCCGTGGCTGGTGCTCGCGGCAGCCACCGGAATCAACCTCATGCTGGGGATCCAGTATTCCTGGAGCGTCATCAAAAAAGCGCTTGTCACCGACTGGCACTGGACGCACGTAGAAGCCTCCCTGCCTTACACCTTCTACACTGCGATCTTCGCCCTCTCCTCAGTCATCGGCGGCAATCTGCAGGATAAATACGGCCCGCGCCGGATAGCCTCCGTCGCCGGCCTGCTGCTGGGCGGTGGGCTCATGGCCTGCAGCCTTTCCACCGACCCGTTGGCTGTAATGATATCCTACGGCATCGCCGGCGCCGGCTCGGGGCTGTCGCTGGCGACGTCGGTGCCGACCTGCGTCAAATGCTGTCCCCCCGGCAAACGGGGCCTCATCACCGGCATCGTCATGGGCGGCGCCGGCATAGCCCCAGCCTACTTTTCGCCGCTGGCCACCTGGCTGCTTGGCCGTTACGGCATCTCCCACACCTTCTTCCTTCTCGGCGCCGGCATCTTCACCGTCATAATAATCATGGCCCAATTTCTCAAGGTCCCCGCCGCCGAAACTCGGCCCCCCCGGACGGCGGAGACCTCCCGTGCGGCGGCATCGCGTCGCCAGACGGAAATCGCCTGGCGGGAGATGCTGAAGCTACCGGTATTCTACAAGCTATGGCTGGCGTATTTCTTCATGAGTTCCGGAGGATTGATGGTCATCGGCCATATCGCCACCATCGCCACCGCCCAGGCCAACTGGGAAAACGGCTTCTACCTCGTCATGCTGCTGGCGGTCTTCAACACCGGCGGCCGGATAACGGGCGGGCACCTGTCCGACAGGTTCGGCCGGCTGCCGACCCTGCGGGCGGTATTTCTGATCGTGGCCGTCAACCTTTTGCTGTTCTCGACCTACACCACCCCGCTGCTGCTGTCCGCCGGCGCCGCGCTCACCGGGATATGCTACGGAGCAGGCGCCTCCCTCGTCGCGCTCATCACCGCCGAATACTTCGGGCTGAAGAACCTCGGCGCCAACTACGGCATAATACTCACCTCCTGGGGCGCCGCCGGGGTGCTGGGCCCCATTCTGGGCGGCCGGGCAGCCGACCTGACAGGTCAATACACCGTCGCCTACCTTGTCTCGGCAGCGCTGCTCCTCCTCGCCTTCCTGCTTGCATTCACGATTAAACCGCCCTCATCCTCCCAAACCCCGGCCAGATTCTAG
- the codA gene encoding cytosine deaminase: MLVKNARLRGKEGLWQLLIRDGMFVAVAPQVDGDGEEVIDAAGRLAIPPYVEPHIHLDCVFTAGEPRWNESGTLFEGIELWAERKKAVTVEDVKTRAKKAIGLQVSHGVQFVRSHVDTTDPALTALKALLEVKEEVRGLVELQLVAFPQEGILSFPQGRELLAEAVRLGADAVGAIPHYEFTREYGVESVKFALALAAEHGRLVDIHCDETDDPASRFLETVAAEAHRLGMGARVTASHTTAMHSYDNAYAHKLFRLLKLSGVSIVACPTENIHLQGRFDTFPKRRGITRVRELAASGINVAVAQDSIMDPWYPLGTGNPLRELDMCLHVCQMMGYGEIVRSLDLVTDNGARVLGVDGVYGIEPGKPANLLILDAADEFAAIRSLACVLYSIRGGRVIVKRRPAETEMEIIG; this comes from the coding sequence ATGCTTGTAAAGAATGCCAGGCTGAGGGGTAAAGAGGGGTTGTGGCAGCTCCTCATCCGGGACGGGATGTTCGTGGCGGTGGCGCCGCAGGTGGACGGCGACGGAGAAGAGGTGATCGACGCGGCCGGCAGGCTGGCAATCCCGCCGTATGTGGAGCCTCATATCCACCTCGATTGCGTGTTCACCGCCGGCGAGCCGCGCTGGAACGAGAGCGGCACGCTGTTCGAGGGAATCGAGCTGTGGGCGGAGCGCAAGAAGGCGGTTACGGTCGAGGATGTGAAGACGAGGGCGAAAAAGGCTATCGGGCTGCAGGTTTCCCATGGGGTGCAGTTCGTCCGCAGCCATGTTGATACGACCGACCCGGCGCTGACGGCCCTCAAGGCTTTGCTGGAGGTAAAAGAGGAGGTCAGGGGGCTCGTCGAGCTGCAGTTGGTCGCTTTTCCCCAGGAGGGGATACTGTCATTCCCGCAGGGGCGCGAGCTGCTGGCCGAGGCGGTGCGGCTGGGGGCGGACGCCGTCGGCGCCATTCCCCACTATGAGTTTACCCGCGAGTACGGGGTGGAGTCGGTGAAGTTCGCGCTGGCCCTCGCCGCCGAGCACGGCCGGCTGGTCGATATCCATTGCGACGAGACCGACGACCCGGCCTCGCGCTTCCTGGAGACGGTGGCGGCCGAGGCCCATCGTCTGGGCATGGGGGCGCGGGTGACCGCCAGCCACACGACGGCGATGCATTCCTACGATAACGCTTACGCGCACAAGTTGTTCCGGCTGCTCAAGCTTTCCGGCGTCAGCATCGTCGCCTGCCCGACGGAGAACATCCACTTGCAGGGACGGTTCGATACCTTCCCGAAGCGCCGCGGCATAACGCGGGTGAGGGAGCTGGCGGCGAGCGGCATCAATGTGGCCGTCGCCCAGGATTCGATCATGGACCCGTGGTATCCCCTGGGGACCGGCAACCCGCTCAGGGAGCTGGATATGTGCCTGCATGTCTGCCAGATGATGGGCTACGGGGAGATCGTCCGCTCGCTCGATCTGGTGACCGACAACGGCGCGCGGGTGCTCGGCGTGGACGGCGTTTACGGCATCGAGCCCGGCAAGCCGGCGAATCTGCTTATTCTCGACGCCGCGGATGAATTTGCGGCGATCCGCAGCCTGGCCTGTGTGCTCTATTCCATCCGCGGCGGCCGGGTTATCGTGAAACGGCGGCCGGCCGAGACGGAGATGGAGATAATCGGATGA
- a CDS encoding GGDEF domain-containing protein: MDLNKSREVLDQMFEGVYIVDKDRTILYWNASAEALTGYPAAQVTGRRCDDNLLLHVDDKGKILCNNSCPLTFALQEGKVKEAAVYLRHAQGHRVPVTVRAIPLRDETGLVNSTMEVFTRSGSVTSTEQLKDLAQKAFVDSLTGIPNRQYIESKLENLLAGEVSGENSTLGLMFLELANLKEINDDYGMITANTAIKVAARTIVENLPPGDLAARWYGGRFLIVSRMDTKSVLLNWANKIKVLIQQSVIEKNDNIPLKVCVGGVFAKKGDNANLVYQVLEATLKSSVTATANINIKAEAF, translated from the coding sequence GTGGACCTTAACAAAAGCAGGGAAGTACTGGACCAGATGTTCGAAGGCGTCTACATCGTCGACAAAGACAGGACCATCCTCTACTGGAATGCCTCAGCCGAAGCGCTGACAGGCTACCCCGCCGCCCAGGTAACCGGCAGACGGTGCGACGACAATCTCCTGCTGCACGTCGACGACAAAGGCAAAATCCTCTGCAACAACAGCTGTCCGTTGACCTTCGCGCTGCAGGAAGGCAAGGTTAAAGAGGCGGCCGTCTACCTGCGCCACGCGCAGGGGCATCGGGTGCCGGTCACCGTCCGCGCCATCCCGCTCAGGGACGAAACCGGCCTTGTCAACTCCACCATGGAAGTGTTCACCCGCAGCGGCAGCGTCACCAGCACCGAACAACTCAAAGACCTGGCCCAGAAAGCCTTCGTCGATTCCCTCACCGGCATCCCCAACAGGCAGTACATCGAAAGCAAGCTGGAAAACCTGCTCGCCGGCGAAGTTTCCGGCGAAAACTCCACCCTCGGCCTCATGTTCCTGGAACTGGCCAACCTGAAGGAAATAAACGACGATTATGGAATGATAACCGCCAACACCGCAATAAAGGTTGCTGCCCGGACAATCGTCGAAAACCTCCCCCCAGGGGATCTGGCGGCCCGCTGGTACGGCGGCCGTTTCCTCATCGTCTCCCGCATGGACACGAAATCCGTCCTGCTCAACTGGGCCAACAAAATCAAGGTCCTCATCCAACAGTCGGTCATCGAAAAGAATGATAATATCCCCCTTAAGGTATGCGTCGGCGGCGTGTTCGCAAAAAAGGGCGACAACGCCAACCTCGTCTACCAGGTGCTGGAAGCTACCCTGAAAAGCAGCGTCACAGCCACCGCCAACATCAACATAAAAGCCGAAGCCTTCTGA
- a CDS encoding DUF1847 domain-containing protein: MSKGKCAACKVPNKVCRKPGGHSPVFCSTVLYGEALAKAAAEYDKSDIREFARQASVQEAECYIDRDANPPYLYPVKPRIQEIIEFSHKMGYKRLGLAFCAGLHQEAAVVSKIFETHGLEVVSVICKVGGVNKGKIDIKPSEQVMIGEYETMCNPIAQAEVLNAAGTDFNILLGLCVGHDSLFIKYSKAMVSVLAVKDRVLGHNPLAAIYTHDSYYQRFKAYRLKKLTIADGKKE; encoded by the coding sequence ATGAGCAAAGGAAAGTGTGCGGCCTGCAAGGTGCCTAACAAGGTGTGCCGCAAACCCGGCGGCCACAGCCCCGTGTTTTGTTCCACCGTTTTGTACGGGGAGGCGCTCGCCAAGGCGGCGGCGGAGTACGATAAGTCCGATATCCGCGAGTTTGCCCGCCAGGCTAGTGTGCAGGAAGCGGAGTGTTATATCGACCGGGATGCCAACCCCCCTTATCTTTACCCGGTGAAGCCGAGGATTCAGGAGATAATCGAGTTTTCCCACAAGATGGGTTACAAGCGTCTGGGGCTGGCGTTCTGCGCCGGACTGCACCAGGAAGCGGCGGTGGTCAGCAAGATTTTCGAGACACACGGCCTGGAGGTCGTGTCGGTGATTTGCAAGGTCGGCGGCGTGAATAAGGGGAAGATCGATATCAAGCCGTCGGAGCAGGTGATGATCGGCGAGTACGAGACGATGTGCAACCCGATCGCTCAGGCGGAGGTGCTCAACGCGGCCGGCACCGATTTTAATATCCTGCTGGGGCTGTGCGTTGGTCACGATTCGCTGTTCATCAAGTATTCGAAGGCGATGGTGAGCGTGCTGGCGGTGAAGGACCGGGTGCTGGGACATAACCCGCTGGCGGCTATCTATACCCACGATTCCTATTACCAGCGGTTCAAGGCTTACCGGCTGAAGAAGCTGACGATAGCCGACGGGAAGAAGGAGTAG
- the arsS gene encoding arsenosugar biosynthesis radical SAM protein ArsS (Some members of this family are selenoproteins.) translates to MRSFQEFVDEARQPLVRDSLKVLQVNMGYVCNLRCHHCHLEAGPDRRETMSREVVDDCLRFVRGAGEIDVDITGGAPEANENLAYFIGELRRLKNVKRIIVRSNLAILEEAGKTHLPEFFAGQGVEIVSSMPCYLEDNVAAQRGEGVYEKNVRVLRRLNALGFGTGRHKLHLVYNPGGAFLPGPQAGLEADYKKNLGETFGIKFDSLFTIANMPIGRFRSDLEGQGQLAGYLKLLDDSSHARNLAQVMCRSQISVDWQGRLFDCDFNQALGVPATAGKIGEVSASELVGLPIQAGDHCFACTAGGGSSCQGSFGKCG, encoded by the coding sequence ATGCGCAGTTTTCAGGAATTTGTCGATGAAGCAAGACAGCCGCTGGTCAGGGATAGCCTTAAAGTTTTGCAGGTCAATATGGGGTATGTGTGCAATCTGCGGTGCCACCACTGCCACCTGGAGGCGGGGCCGGACCGCCGGGAGACGATGAGCCGGGAGGTCGTGGACGATTGCCTGCGGTTCGTCAGGGGTGCCGGGGAGATCGATGTGGATATCACCGGCGGGGCGCCGGAGGCGAATGAGAATTTGGCGTATTTCATCGGTGAGTTGCGCCGCCTTAAGAACGTGAAGCGCATTATCGTGCGCTCTAATCTGGCGATTCTGGAAGAGGCGGGGAAGACGCACCTGCCGGAGTTTTTTGCCGGTCAGGGAGTGGAGATCGTGTCGTCAATGCCCTGTTATCTGGAGGATAATGTGGCCGCCCAGCGGGGCGAGGGCGTGTATGAGAAGAACGTCAGGGTGCTGCGGCGGCTGAATGCGCTCGGTTTCGGCACTGGGCGGCATAAGCTGCATCTGGTGTACAATCCCGGCGGCGCGTTCCTGCCGGGACCGCAGGCCGGGCTGGAGGCCGATTATAAGAAGAATCTGGGCGAAACTTTCGGGATAAAGTTCGATAGCCTGTTTACGATCGCGAATATGCCGATCGGCCGTTTTCGCAGCGATTTGGAGGGCCAAGGCCAGTTGGCGGGCTATCTCAAGCTGCTTGACGATAGCTCGCACGCGCGCAATCTGGCGCAGGTGATGTGCCGCAGCCAGATAAGCGTGGACTGGCAGGGAAGGCTGTTCGACTGCGACTTCAACCAGGCGCTCGGCGTCCCGGCGACGGCGGGCAAGATCGGCGAAGTGAGCGCCAGCGAGCTGGTGGGGCTGCCCATCCAGGCGGGCGACCACTGTTTCGCCTGCACCGCCGGCGGCGGCAGCAGCTGCCAGGGGAGTTTTGGCAAATGCGGATGA
- a CDS encoding replication initiation protein codes for MEISLRRQQTELAAEKLADAVLRPGGQEVRPNQLLRAAGLTGRRDPLSELQQKILTAAIALIHASGKPDATRTAYAMKTGDFLTLCGGGSDDPYAFLTGEVEKLVKKGVWLHDGQAGTLTRTQWFQSIGFGGGEIVFQFAAPVLALIAAIAPGDTEYQLVKGIQYKGKHTRAVFEIIWAGKSAGVVEYSIPELMRLLALEHTRYSYGQLRLRVLEPSLQEIYDWDEEIAVRFGPTFSGRRVEGVWFEAMTGNEARELREKEPQFRFAPPEERPVQGD; via the coding sequence ATGGAGATAAGTCTCAGGAGGCAACAGACGGAGCTGGCGGCCGAGAAGCTTGCCGACGCCGTTCTCCGTCCGGGAGGACAGGAAGTGAGGCCCAATCAGCTGCTCAGAGCGGCGGGCCTGACCGGTCGCCGCGATCCTCTTTCCGAGCTTCAGCAGAAGATACTGACCGCGGCGATTGCGCTTATCCACGCCAGTGGCAAGCCTGACGCGACGCGGACTGCTTACGCGATGAAAACAGGCGATTTCCTGACGCTTTGCGGGGGCGGGAGCGACGATCCTTATGCTTTTCTGACTGGCGAGGTTGAGAAGCTGGTAAAGAAGGGCGTGTGGCTGCACGACGGGCAGGCGGGAACGCTGACCAGGACGCAATGGTTCCAGTCGATCGGTTTCGGCGGCGGGGAAATTGTTTTTCAGTTTGCCGCGCCGGTACTGGCGCTGATCGCCGCCATCGCGCCCGGCGATACCGAATACCAGTTGGTGAAGGGTATCCAGTACAAGGGCAAACATACCAGGGCGGTGTTCGAGATTATCTGGGCCGGGAAGTCGGCCGGGGTGGTGGAGTACAGCATTCCCGAGCTGATGAGGCTGCTGGCGCTGGAGCATACCCGTTATTCGTACGGGCAGTTGAGGCTCCGCGTCCTGGAGCCGTCGTTGCAGGAGATCTACGATTGGGATGAGGAGATCGCCGTCCGCTTCGGACCGACCTTTTCCGGCCGCAGGGTGGAAGGGGTGTGGTTCGAGGCGATGACCGGGAATGAGGCCCGCGAGCTGCGGGAGAAGGAGCCCCAGTTCAGGTTCGCGCCTCCGGAGGAGCGGCCGGTGCAGGGCGACTGA
- a CDS encoding cytosine permease yields the protein MTGREGEADKAIGASPAKEYAAVEPVPAADRNIGAGDMFATWVGANANNGTWYVGGVVAAACFMPALYVTALANPVAYAVMALVGLIGFRAGVSTMAITRFAFGIRGSMLPSLLNTTQFIGWTAVNTYIAAVSVSFVLKELWGWSALGEPGGETTMLAGIALMSVLHLVSIAAGHNSVKIVERVGVALVVLLAAWETVVVFQQVSLSQIVAWRPPAGKELPFGAAVDIMAAFSLGWVPAIAEFTRYCKTKTSATWVPMLGANVGLFWFALTGTVVTIGAALATGSYDPNNADPSTVVSKLGLGLVAFLVIIITSTTANAINLMAAGISLTNMTARVKAIPALWAVTLAAAAVTAVPLFTGGFLHAFILFLEYIGMVFGPVFAIVITDYYLVNRRRYDVAAIDDKNGRYWYGGGVNTRAAAVWAAGVVAFLLLREAPLCMATIGATYPAMALTGIMYYFAAGDWKSTALPGEQVLDE from the coding sequence ATGACCGGCCGCGAAGGCGAAGCCGACAAAGCAATCGGCGCTTCGCCGGCAAAGGAGTATGCCGCGGTCGAGCCTGTGCCGGCGGCGGACCGCAATATCGGCGCGGGGGATATGTTTGCCACGTGGGTCGGGGCGAACGCGAACAACGGTACGTGGTATGTGGGCGGGGTGGTTGCCGCCGCCTGTTTTATGCCGGCCCTGTATGTGACGGCGCTGGCGAATCCCGTCGCCTATGCCGTGATGGCGCTGGTGGGGCTGATCGGCTTCCGGGCCGGGGTGTCGACGATGGCGATTACGCGGTTCGCGTTCGGCATCAGGGGCAGTATGCTGCCGTCGCTGCTGAATACGACGCAGTTCATCGGCTGGACGGCGGTCAACACGTATATCGCGGCGGTTTCGGTGAGTTTCGTGCTGAAGGAGCTGTGGGGCTGGTCGGCGCTCGGCGAGCCGGGGGGCGAAACGACGATGCTGGCGGGAATCGCGCTCATGAGCGTGCTGCACCTCGTTTCGATCGCCGCCGGCCACAATTCGGTGAAGATCGTGGAGCGGGTCGGCGTGGCGCTGGTGGTGCTGCTGGCGGCGTGGGAGACGGTCGTGGTTTTTCAGCAGGTGTCGCTCAGCCAGATCGTCGCCTGGCGGCCGCCGGCCGGCAAGGAGCTGCCTTTCGGGGCGGCCGTGGACATAATGGCGGCGTTCAGCCTGGGCTGGGTGCCGGCGATCGCTGAGTTCACCCGTTATTGCAAAACAAAAACATCGGCGACCTGGGTGCCGATGCTGGGAGCGAATGTCGGGTTGTTTTGGTTCGCGCTGACCGGCACGGTGGTAACGATCGGGGCGGCACTCGCGACGGGGAGCTACGACCCGAACAACGCCGACCCCAGCACGGTGGTGAGCAAACTGGGGCTGGGGCTGGTGGCGTTCCTGGTTATCATCATTACCAGCACAACGGCCAACGCGATAAATCTGATGGCGGCCGGGATTTCCCTTACGAATATGACGGCGCGGGTGAAGGCCATCCCGGCCCTGTGGGCGGTGACGCTGGCCGCGGCGGCGGTAACCGCCGTGCCGCTTTTCACGGGCGGCTTCCTGCACGCGTTCATCCTGTTCCTCGAATATATCGGCATGGTGTTCGGGCCGGTGTTCGCGATCGTGATTACGGACTATTACCTGGTGAACCGCAGGCGGTACGATGTCGCGGCCATCGACGACAAGAACGGACGGTACTGGTACGGCGGCGGCGTCAACACGCGGGCGGCCGCGGTGTGGGCGGCGGGGGTGGTCGCCTTCCTGCTGCTGCGGGAGGCGCCGCTGTGCATGGCGACAATTGGCGCGACTTACCCGGCAATGGCGCTAACCGGGATAATGTATTATTTCGCCGCCGGCGACTGGAAGAGCACGGCGTTACCGGGCGAGCAGGTGTTGGACGAGTAG